Genomic DNA from Gossypium hirsutum isolate 1008001.06 chromosome A01, Gossypium_hirsutum_v2.1, whole genome shotgun sequence:
gaagttactcgttctcttctatttaccactaatgttcctaaatatttgtgggggaagccttattaactgccacatatttaatcaacggatgcctagtaaggttttaaaatttcaaacgcctcaatctatatttttgcaacactttcctcattttaagcctatctcctccattctgccacttaaaatttttggctgcactgtttttatccaaaatattgctcctaataagtccaagttagatcctaagtctttaaaatgtgtattggttgggtATTCTTCACTTAAGAAGGGTTATAAATGCTATCATCCTCCTTCTAAACGATTTTTCACCACTATGGATATAACATTTTATGAGCAGGATTCCTATTTCACTCAGGCTGAAATTCAGGGGGAAACATGGAGTGATTTTCAGCCACAACAGGTATCTCCTTCTAATCTTCATTCTCAACCTTCAGAATTGCCATCTTGTTCGCCATTACCTGCAGATCTGTCACCTGTGAATGCTCCCATTGATTCTCCTGTAGTACCTATGACTAATTCACCTACACCCACTTTAAACACTCTTCCTGAAAATACACCTACTCAAATTGACAGTCTTCAAAAAACACCATCACCCAAACAGCTTCGTGTCTACACAAGAAAAAGAAGACATATCCCTGAGACTGTTTTGCAATCTGATTCTTGCCGAGAATTGGATTTGGGTCCAGCTGCCGAAATGGAAGAAGAAATCAGTAAGTCCACTACTCTAGATGACTTTCCTATTGCTATTAGAAAAGGGGTTAGACAGTGCACCAAGCATCCTATTGAAAAATTTACTGGTTATAATTCATTGATGTCGTCTTTTCAAGCATTTACAGCAACTTTGGATAAAGAACAGGTTCCCACAAGCATAGCTGAAGCTCTAAAGGATCCAAAATGGAGAAGGGCTGTTGAAGAGGAAATTTGTGCACTAGAGAAAAATGCTACTTGGACCATTACAGACCTTCCTCAAGGAAAAAAGGCTGTCGGCTGTAAATGGATCTTTGCTGTAAAGTATAACTCCAATGGCAGTATccaacgatacaaagctagactagtggccagaggtttcacgcaaacatatgggatagacttcacagaaacttttgcacctgtggcaaagcttaacactattcgagtactcctaagtttggctgtaaattgcgattggaaattacaccaacttgatgtaaaaaaCGCATTTCTTAATGGCAAGCTTGAGGAAGAAGTCTATATGCAATTGCCACCTGGCTCAAAGTCTATTGAAGGTAGCAACAAGGTTTGCAAGCTCAACAAGTCTCTATACGGGTTAAAACAATCACCCAGAGCTTGGTTCGAGAGGTTCACTAAAGTCATTCTTCAAAATGGCTACAAGCAGTCCCTTGCCGATCATACGCTTTTCATCAAGGTAACTTCTACAAATAAGAAAGCTATCCTAattgtgtatgtggatgacatcattcttactggagatgatgaggaagagattagcaatttgaagaagttgttaaacagggaattcgaaaccaaggacttgggaaagctaaggtatttcctaggaatggaggtggcaagatcaaaagaaggacttgtgatcaaccagagaaagtatgtacttgatttactcaaagaaactggttttcttggctgtaagccggctgatacaccaatggaggcaaacttgagattcaataaagaagatgagtccttagtagacagagagaaatttcaaaggttagttgggaaactaatctacttatccttgacaaggccagatatagcttttcccgtaaatgtgataagtcaacACATGACTAATCCTACTGAAGAGCATATAGCAGCagcaaatagaattctcaagtacttgaagaaaactccaggacatggcttaatgtttaagaagacacaagacagaactgttaagatttttacagactctagttgggctggagatctcactgaaagaagatccactagtgggtactgcacttttgtttggggtaaccttacaacttggagaagtaagaaacaatctgttgtttcaagaagtagtgctgaagctgaatttagagcactagctttggggatatgcgaagaaatttggctacttaaattactaaaagaaCTTGGCACAAATCAGGAGGATCACTTTGAAGTTTTGTGTGATAATCAATCTGCCATTCAGATTGCCAAGAACCCAATTCAACATGACCGAACAAAGCATGTTGAAATTGATAGGCATTTTATTGCTGATCAAGTCAACAAAAAGACAGCCACTCTTTCTTACATTCCTTCAGAAGGACAGATTGCAGACATTCTTACCAAGGCTTTGCCAAAACCTGTGTTCAATAAATTCCTATTCAAGCTGGGATTATACAATGTATAttctccagcttgagggggagtgtaggaatattctgtaaatattttaggaatattttgtagatatttttttattaaaatcccttattttaagggatcatatctcctatttagtatctttcctaacttagagtttcctaaagtagtgtcataggttgtatataaaaactctgatttatgttctatttagtatcaaatactctgatttctacaaAATTCAAATGTCTGTTTGCCTTTTAATTTTCCTTCCAGAGTCAGAACATATTTCTGTATGTAATTTGGCAACAAAGAAGTAAAGAAACAAATATCTGTATTTTCTGAGAATTACAGAATTGGAATTTTAATAACTTGGCAACTTTTTGGCACAAAACTCTTCTAACTTTCTTCATTAGTGCAACTAAGAAAGGAGAGTCCCAATAGGGACAAAGCAAAGAGCACCTAAACACTTACCATCTGATTTTGAAGAACAATATCAAGATAAGCATCTACAACCTTCAGGTACTCATCAAGCCCATATTCAGAAACCACCTTACATTGCATTTTatgttaaaacataaaaacaccaaaaaaataaacataatcaGTACTAAAGCTTAAGAAAAAATCTACATAACAAAACTTAAGACTAGTTTATGAAAACAAAGATACAAGAATGGTAATTTTCATCATGGAATTCAAACTTTGTGCGAGTAAACAGAAAGGTGCATACCTGAATAACTTCATTGACAACAGCCTCAACACTGCCAATTTGAGATATCTGTTCAGACAGCCTGAGTCCAACCAACCTATAATTCAAACACTGCTCCaagaaaaaagaatataaataaatattcaacAAGTAAACATctaaaaaagataataattaaaaaaagaaagagaaaagagaggagaatgGAAACAAAGAGATCTATCTGCTCTAAACGAATAAAAAGGCACATGGCCTAGGTCTCTTCACCAAATGAAAGTTACCTGATCATAGGAGTTATCATTGCTGCACTTAATAAGATGAAGGATATCCACAGCATGAAAGCTAACAATGTCAATAGGAAGTTGCTTCAGTAAATGATGAAGTACAATTGAGACACATGGGGAACCACCAAACAATTCCTCCTGACTTCTCCCTAGTCCAAGCTCAACAAGTACTTTCCCTGCCCTCCTCTTTCAAAAGATAATGGAAACATTGTAATCTCAGTGTATTACAAAGAAAAATTGATCATGGAATAGCGCTAACTCAGAACATTGTCACAAAGCAATGGCAACAAAGCAATCAAAGAATCCCTAGACAAGTTAAAAAATTACAGAAACAGCAATCCAATGCTCTGCTTAAGTTTTGACTTGTACCAGTTCAGACCACTTCTATTAGATACAAACAGCACTTCATTGTTGTGGAAATATTATTGACGAATATGGAACTTAGATATGCAGATGCTTTCAGAAAAGTTATAAGGGCATTACTGACCTGAGATGCATCATTTAATATGCATTTCATAATAAACTCAACAGATGGTTCCATCAGACTGACAAGTGACCTCTTACTGCCAGCGAAACATCCATGTGCAGATTCCTTTGTTGATGATATCCGTGTAAATATGCGTGTGATGTCATTAAGACATGTAATTAGATATCCTGCAACAACAGTATCAAACAAGTTGTGCCAACTAATAAATAGAAACTGTACAGGAAGCAAAAGCAAGTTGAGCCAATCCATACTATTTCCTAGGTCAGATTAACATAAGCTGGCAATTTTAGAATCAATGCGTCAAATATGCATGCACAAAGTGATGATTTATAACATTGGCATAaagttgtataaaaaaaatacaaaagcaCCTGTATCATGTGAGGGCAACTTCTGTGCACGATGGGCAATATACAGGCGACAATAGGCAGATGCTAACGGATCTCCTATCCCTCTAGTCATCATGACCAAGCGCTGAAGAGACTCCACTGGTTGCTCAATCAGAAAACGCCAACAAGGGAAGATAGCCAGCTCCAAATAACTGAAATACAATACCAAAGTGCCATGTGGTAAAAAACCTTGTTTACAAgcaagaaagaaataaagaagcaAGGGTAACTTCAATTACTgtacaaaagaaaaggaaaaggttaaaagaaaatataaaatagcAACGGCAAGCAAATAAAACTAAGCAAATATGAGAAGTACGATATTGCATCAACAGCATCACCTAGAAATACTAAgcctaaaaggaaaaaaaaaataatatgaaatgatcCTCACATTCGTGGAAGAAGTTCTCGAATGGAGCCAACCTTGCAAAACCAGTTATAGCAAGTTTCCTTGGCATCAATAGGAACATCACTTGTTCTAAAATTCTCTGCTATAAAACCAGAAAAGGTTTCAAAAAATCAATCCAGTTACTACATTAAGAAAACACCAAAAATCTACGGCAAATCTAGGTTTAAACCCAACAGTCAACCAAACAGATGAAAACTGAAAGTAAGAGTGTAAGCACTAAAGAAATTCTATGGCGCTTTCTtctctaatttaattttattaagaaGTAAAAACACCATCCAATAGGTTCTTGGTGAAGCGGACACCGAATAGCAACTAAGAAAGATTACAAGAATGTTCAAACAGATTAACGGTATATAAACCTCTCAAGGAGCAAAGTCTGGCTCCATCTTCAGCAAATTCAGCTTTCTGCCTAATGCGTTCCCATACCATGTCCCCAAGCATGTTCAGTACATCCGTAACTAGGACAAACAATGTTGGATAAAAATTTGAAACTGATGTATCCATTAGAAGCCTTGCAACCTGCAAAATGgagaatttaattaattgaaagcCATAGTTCCATGAATCCATATGCAagcaaaataaaagaatatataccCCAAACTCAAATTTTCACATCAGATTGATATTAGTTGCTAAGTAAATCAACTTCATAAAGACAAAAAAGTGCATAACATTATTTAACtatttcatataaatgaacaagaGTAATCAAATCCCCTCATCACCTACATGAAAGTGTTAAAGCTTGGTTTATTAAGTTGATTATATTCAGAATTTAAGACTCTCATATGATTAAACATCAATATAACTAATTGTATGAGCTTAGCCAACCATGCAGACATTCGGTCCTTTCTAGACCTGTATTTTATTACCTATTAGATGGagctaaaaagttaaaattaggGAATTTTTCACCTTTATAGATAACTTCAAAGATTTTACACGATCTTCACTGTGCCAACCAcgatttatttcatctttcagtTCATGTAATCGTGATACATATTCCTGCTGAGTGATAACCTTGGTATCCGTCTCTGAAAATTTTTGTGGATCATCCAGTTCTTCCAGATGTGTGCTACTTGAAGATTTCTCATGTGCTACAAATTAGTCTCATGAAATAGCTACAATCAGAACATAGCTCAAGTAAATGGAAAATAAACAATTACAGCACCAAGCTGACTACTAAAGCCTAAAGGTACATAACTAAACtaataacaaaaacaaattaaaaggaatAGAAACTTTATACCTTTTCCACTTCTCACTATTGTATTGGACATCTGTGAGAAGAAGAATGTCTCAACGTCATcaccaacaaaaagaaaaagaaacagaaagtGGTATAGTTTCAAAATCTAATTACTAGGTGGCACATGAAAGAGAAACATATCAGAAACACCAAATATTCTCTACAAACCTCATACAGAAGCCAACAGATATTCCCCCATCTCACATTGGAGTTCAAAAGCTCCACAACCAAGATCATATGCTTGTCACATGTCAATTTAACTATAAACAAGAATTTTAATACTGAATTATGACCATCTTGATCTTATATACTAGCTATGGAGCTTAAACTCCACGAGCAGGTTATATGCTTGAGTGACACCAAAAGAGCTGCTTAAATAGACAAGTCACAAACATATACTCGCTTCTGCCGATTTTAAATTCCACCACAGCATAAAAATCCATCAAATCATTAAGTTGCCATAATTACACAAATTTACACGTTGCAAGTATTTAGTGATCCAAATTTTAACATAATGCCGCCATAACTAAACCTAAGGTcttaaattatcaaattagaaATATGAATTCGCAAATAAAATCAATTTGCTTACAGAAGAAACTGAAATCATTTTGGAAACAGGAAATCTCTGCATTAAGAATCTCTTAAAAGAGGTCCACTCCTTTGTTTGAACTGGGAAAGAATCGTCGTTTCCATTAGAACTACTCTCAAAATCGTGTCCGTCGACAGTTTCAACCGATGCATTAGAATCAGGTGCTCTAAGCGGATCAAAGAACTCCTCGTTGTTTCTATTTTCCTCGTTATCATCAACCTAAAATCATGGATTcttaaaatacaattaaataacTCAAGAAGTGCTAGAGGTTTTATTATAATCCGAAATACAAGAAAAAACGAAAACGAAAATTAAGTAGAGAATTTGAACCTGGCGGAGGATTGACTGAGGAGAGGAGGAAGAGAAAGGGTGGATATCGGCGCGTGATCGAGGAAGCGAGTGGGACTGCTCTTCTGCGACGTAGTTTCGAGGTCTGAACTCCATTGAAATACTTGCTCTCTCAGCAGAGCTAAGCTAAGCTTAGAGAACAACGagatcaatttcttttcttttctctctttctctatcTTTTTATGAGACGCTAGGACATCAAATTCGGTTTCAGAGTTTTCGAACCACTTGAAACGCATCGTTCTATATCCTTCCTGGGAATTTTAATGGGAGGCATTTAAAAgtgtttttttggaaaaaaaaaattattaaaagataaagtaaaaatttttagtttttctcaaaagtattttttaatttaagaatatttttaaaaaatatttttaaactaattcttaatatttatgagttttttGAATGGGCCGTTCTGtacattttaaatttcaataatattaataattaattttttatttcatgcgATACACAAATTTAAGGATATCTATTAATTAGAAATCGCGCAAGTATAAATTTAtctattaattgaattatattatataatttgttcaaattttgtgtcaattactttaatatttcaatattactctaattatgaaattaatacataaaagtataaataaataaaatttaagtatttgatgagacattttcatataattattttagaCTATATCTTATTTACATTTGCATGGTTTCctgatattttttatatgttttaaacttatttttgtgatttgaatttttttgtttatattgtaaatattgtttatttttagtgtttttcatgcatttagtttcaataaaatatttcatgTGGAATTTGTAGGTAAAATAAGTTCGGGAAGAAGATGTCAATACATAGAACCATGAGATGAGATTAAATGCACTAAGCCTAAAGTTGATCCAAGATGATGAGTGAAAGTCCAAAGCTCAAAgattaaaaatttgtaatttgaaCTCATTTAGAACTTTTAGTGGGAACACTTCTTAGTGTTTCGATTTAGGTGTACCTTATATTGGCGGAAAGTGATTTGAAGATCTATTCAAATATTGGAACACCAACACCAAAATGTATCAGGAAAAGATCCAAAAGTAAAGATAAAGTTACAAGTTTCACATTGATGGACAGTTTTGATGTATTTTCGTGCT
This window encodes:
- the LOC107917809 gene encoding VPS35 endosomal protein-sorting factor-like isoform X7; this translates as MEFRPRNYVAEEQSHSLPRSRADIHPFSSSSPQSILRQVDDNEENRNNEEFFDPLRAPDSNASVETVDGHDFESSSNGNDDSFPVQTKEWTSFKRFLMQRFPVSKMISVSSMSNTIVRSGKAHEKSSSSTHLEELDDPQKFSETDTKVITQQEYVSRLHELKDEINRGWHSEDRVKSLKLSIKVARLLMDTSVSNFYPTLFVLVTDVLNMLGDMVWERIRQKAEFAEDGARLCSLRAENFRTSDVPIDAKETCYNWFCKVGSIRELLPRIYLELAIFPCWRFLIEQPVESLQRLVMMTRGIGDPLASAYCRLYIAHRAQKLPSHDTGYLITCLNDITRIFTRISSTKESAHGCFAGSKRSLVSLMEPSVEFIMKCILNDASQRRAGKVLVELGLGRSQEELFGGSPCVSIVLHHLLKQLPIDIVSFHAVDILHLIKCSNDNSYDQCLNYRLVGLRLSEQISQIGSVEAVVNEVIQVVSEYGLDEYLKVVDAYLDIVLQNQMDGHLKTILEGISKLASDKVLAEDELASLQSILVKLLSHFKDLEHVFSLNHFLQILDTMHGNSRGIVNMHILDMATRNGYVHDPTTIQLLFEISQALHSDTDLVNMKNDDNQQQARLISRFVRMVDHGVEYERHLAFLMECRGALGSIVELKEILVHSSNCLATKALKDGKKHTAFVKTCMAFSEITIPSIPGHIKQLNLYLGTAEVALLGGLVSHSDGLIDSAINCLQSSDWMEGSRTLDSDGMLSSIRKLCSLLIMVPGNPEVGILHIPKSILLIIHSRSWSPRLKARILCAIISLSATLSQERLPYHADHTEIMGNDLLFFGDSSYVCELLSLTESVLQNLVDVIEQEPSRAARGSLSLEACNCIASSFKINEHVFSVCSKLIETAKLCLNAKDKYLTSTISFLDKNLPAAAVSSSIAI
- the LOC107917809 gene encoding VPS35 endosomal protein-sorting factor-like isoform X4 gives rise to the protein MEFRPRNYVAEEQSHSLPRSRADIHPFSSSSPQSILRQVDDNEENRNNEEFFDPLRAPDSNASVETVDGHDFESSSNGNDDSFPVQTKEWTSFKRFLMQRFPVSKMISVSSTFFFSQMSNTIVRSGKAHEKSSSSTHLEELDDPQKFSETDTKVITQQEYVSRLHELKDEINRGWHSEDRVKSLKLSIKVARLLMDTSVSNFYPTLFVLVTDVLNMLGDMVWERIRQKAEFAEDGARLCSLRENFRTSDVPIDAKETCYNWFCKVGSIRELLPRIYLELAIFPCWRFLIEQPVESLQRLVMMTRGIGDPLASAYCRLYIAHRAQKLPSHDTGYLITCLNDITRIFTRISSTKESAHGCFAGSKRSLVSLMEPSVEFIMKCILNDASQRRAGKVLVELGLGRSQEELFGGSPCVSIVLHHLLKQLPIDIVSFHAVDILHLIKCSNDNSYDQCLNYRLVGLRLSEQISQIGSVEAVVNEVIQVVSEYGLDEYLKVVDAYLDIVLQNQMDGHLKTILEGISKLASDKVLAEDELASLQSILVKLLSHFKDLEHVFSLNHFLQILDTMHGNSRGIVNMHILDMATRNGYVHDPTTIQLLFEISQALHSDTDLVNMKNDDNQQQARLISRFVRMVDHGVEYERHLAFLMECRGALGSIVELKEILVHSSNCLATKALKDGKKHTAFVKTCMAFSEITIPSIPGHIKQLNLYLGTAEVALLGGLVSHSDGLIDSAINCLQSSDWMEGSRTLDSDGMLSSIRKLCSLLIMVPGNPEVGILHIPKSILLIIHSRSWSPRLKARILCAIISLSATLSQERLPYHADHTEIMGNDLLFFGDSSYVCELLSLTESVLQNLVDVIEQEPSRAARGSLSLEACNCIASSFKINEHVFSVCSKLIETAKLCLNAKDKYLTSTISFLDKNLPAAAVSSSIAI
- the LOC107917809 gene encoding VPS35 endosomal protein-sorting factor-like isoform X3; this encodes MEFRPRNYVAEEQSHSLPRSRADIHPFSSSSPQSILRQVDDNEENRNNEEFFDPLRAPDSNASVETVDGHDFESSSNGNDDSFPVQTKEWTSFKRFLMQRFPVSKMISVSSTFFFSQMSNTIVRSGKAHEKSSSSTHLEELDDPQKFSETDTKVITQQEYVSRLHELKDEINRGWHSEDRVKSLKLSIKVARLLMDTSVSNFYPTLFVLVTDVLNMLGDMVWERIRQKAEFAEDGARLCSLRAENFRTSDVPIDAKETCYNWFCKVGSIRELLPRIYLELAIFPCWRFLIEQPVESLQRLVMMTRGIGDPLASAYCRLYIAHRAQKLPSHDTGYLITCLNDITRIFTRISSTKESAHGCFAGSKRSLVSLMEPSVEFIMKCILNDASQRRAGKVLVELGLGRSQEELFGGSPCVSIVLHHLLKQLPIDIVSFHAVDILHLIKCSNDNSYDQCLNYRLVGLRLSEQISQIGSVEAVVNEVIQVVSEYGLDEYLKVVDAYLDIVLQNQMDGHLKTILEGISKLASDKVLAEDELASLQSILVKLLSHFKDLEHVFSLNHFLQILDTMHGNSRGIVNMHILDMATRNGYVHDPTTIQLLFEISQALHSDTDLVNMKNDDNQQQARLISRFVRMVDHGVEYERHLAFLMECRGALGSIVELKEILVHSSNCLATKALKDGKKHTAFVKTCMAFSEITIPSIPGHIKQLNLYLGTAEVALLGGLVSHSDGLIDSAINCLQSSDWMEGSRTLDSDGMLSSIRKLCSLLIMVPGNPEVGILHIPKSILLIIHSRSWSPRLKARILCAIISLSATLSQERLPYHADHTEIMGNDLLFFGDSSYVCELLSLTESVLQNLVDVIEQEPSRAARGSLSLEACNCIASSFKINEHVFSVCSKLIETAKLCLNAKDKYLTSTISFLDKNLPAAAVSSSIAI
- the LOC107917809 gene encoding VPS35 endosomal protein-sorting factor-like isoform X6 codes for the protein MEFRPRNYVAEEQSHSLPRSRADIHPFSSSSPQSILRQVDDNEENRNNEEFFDPLRAPDSNASVETVDGHDFESSSNGNDDSFPVQTKEWTSFKRFLMQRFPVSKMISVSSMSNTIVRSGKAHEKSSSSTHLEELDDPQKFSETDTKVITQQEYVSRLHELKDEINRGWHSEDRVKSLKLSIKVARLLMDTSVSNFYPTLFVLVTDVLNMLGDMVWERIRQKAEFAEDGARLCSLRENFRTSDVPIDAKETCYNWFCKVGSIRELLPRIYLELAIFPCWRFLIEQPVESLQRLVMMTRGIGDPLASAYCRLYIAHRAQKLPSHDTGYLITCLNDITRIFTRISSTKESAHGCFAGSKRSLVSLMEPSVEFIMKCILNDASQRRAGKVLVELGLGRSQEELFGGSPCVSIVLHHLLKQLPIDIVSFHAVDILHLIKCSNDNSYDQCLNYRLVGLRLSEQISQIGSVEAVVNEVIQKMQCKVVSEYGLDEYLKVVDAYLDIVLQNQMDGHLKTILEGISKLASDKVLAEDELASLQSILVKLLSHFKDLEHVFSLNHFLQILDTMHGNSRGIVNMHILDMATRNGYVHDPTTIQLLFEISQALHSDTDLVNMKNDDNQQQARLISRFVRMVDHGVEYERHLAFLMECRGALGSIVELKEILVHSSNCLATKALKDGKKHTAFVKTCMAFSEITIPSIPGHIKQLNLYLGTAEVALLGGLVSHSDGLIDSAINCLQSSDWMEGSRTLDSDGMLSSIRKLCSLLIMVPGNPEVGILHIPKSILLIIHSRSWSPRLKARILCAIISLSATLSQERLPYHADHTEIMGNDLLFFGDSSYVCELLSLTESVLQNLVDVIEQEPSRAARGSLSLEACNCIASSFKINEHVFSVCSKLIETAKLCLNAKDKYLTSTISFLDKNLPAAAVSSSIAI
- the LOC107917809 gene encoding VPS35 endosomal protein-sorting factor-like isoform X1, with amino-acid sequence MEFRPRNYVAEEQSHSLPRSRADIHPFSSSSPQSILRQVDDNEENRNNEEFFDPLRAPDSNASVETVDGHDFESSSNGNDDSFPVQTKEWTSFKRFLMQRFPVSKMISVSSTFFFSQMSNTIVRSGKAHEKSSSSTHLEELDDPQKFSETDTKVITQQEYVSRLHELKDEINRGWHSEDRVKSLKLSIKVARLLMDTSVSNFYPTLFVLVTDVLNMLGDMVWERIRQKAEFAEDGARLCSLRAENFRTSDVPIDAKETCYNWFCKVGSIRELLPRIYLELAIFPCWRFLIEQPVESLQRLVMMTRGIGDPLASAYCRLYIAHRAQKLPSHDTGYLITCLNDITRIFTRISSTKESAHGCFAGSKRSLVSLMEPSVEFIMKCILNDASQRRAGKVLVELGLGRSQEELFGGSPCVSIVLHHLLKQLPIDIVSFHAVDILHLIKCSNDNSYDQCLNYRLVGLRLSEQISQIGSVEAVVNEVIQKMQCKVVSEYGLDEYLKVVDAYLDIVLQNQMDGHLKTILEGISKLASDKVLAEDELASLQSILVKLLSHFKDLEHVFSLNHFLQILDTMHGNSRGIVNMHILDMATRNGYVHDPTTIQLLFEISQALHSDTDLVNMKNDDNQQQARLISRFVRMVDHGVEYERHLAFLMECRGALGSIVELKEILVHSSNCLATKALKDGKKHTAFVKTCMAFSEITIPSIPGHIKQLNLYLGTAEVALLGGLVSHSDGLIDSAINCLQSSDWMEGSRTLDSDGMLSSIRKLCSLLIMVPGNPEVGILHIPKSILLIIHSRSWSPRLKARILCAIISLSATLSQERLPYHADHTEIMGNDLLFFGDSSYVCELLSLTESVLQNLVDVIEQEPSRAARGSLSLEACNCIASSFKINEHVFSVCSKLIETAKLCLNAKDKYLTSTISFLDKNLPAAAVSSSIAI
- the LOC107917809 gene encoding VPS35 endosomal protein-sorting factor-like isoform X5 yields the protein MEFRPRNYVAEEQSHSLPRSRADIHPFSSSSPQSILRQVDDNEENRNNEEFFDPLRAPDSNASVETVDGHDFESSSNGNDDSFPVQTKEWTSFKRFLMQRFPVSKMISVSSMSNTIVRSGKAHEKSSSSTHLEELDDPQKFSETDTKVITQQEYVSRLHELKDEINRGWHSEDRVKSLKLSIKVARLLMDTSVSNFYPTLFVLVTDVLNMLGDMVWERIRQKAEFAEDGARLCSLRAENFRTSDVPIDAKETCYNWFCKVGSIRELLPRIYLELAIFPCWRFLIEQPVESLQRLVMMTRGIGDPLASAYCRLYIAHRAQKLPSHDTGYLITCLNDITRIFTRISSTKESAHGCFAGSKRSLVSLMEPSVEFIMKCILNDASQRRAGKVLVELGLGRSQEELFGGSPCVSIVLHHLLKQLPIDIVSFHAVDILHLIKCSNDNSYDQCLNYRLVGLRLSEQISQIGSVEAVVNEVIQKMQCKVVSEYGLDEYLKVVDAYLDIVLQNQMDGHLKTILEGISKLASDKVLAEDELASLQSILVKLLSHFKDLEHVFSLNHFLQILDTMHGNSRGIVNMHILDMATRNGYVHDPTTIQLLFEISQALHSDTDLVNMKNDDNQQQARLISRFVRMVDHGVEYERHLAFLMECRGALGSIVELKEILVHSSNCLATKALKDGKKHTAFVKTCMAFSEITIPSIPGHIKQLNLYLGTAEVALLGGLVSHSDGLIDSAINCLQSSDWMEGSRTLDSDGMLSSIRKLCSLLIMVPGNPEVGILHIPKSILLIIHSRSWSPRLKARILCAIISLSATLSQERLPYHADHTEIMGNDLLFFGDSSYVCELLSLTESVLQNLVDVIEQEPSRAARGSLSLEACNCIASSFKINEHVFSVCSKLIETAKLCLNAKDKYLTSTISFLDKNLPAAAVSSSIAI
- the LOC107917809 gene encoding VPS35 endosomal protein-sorting factor-like isoform X8; amino-acid sequence: MEFRPRNYVAEEQSHSLPRSRADIHPFSSSSPQSILRQVDDNEENRNNEEFFDPLRAPDSNASVETVDGHDFESSSNGNDDSFPVQTKEWTSFKRFLMQRFPVSKMISVSSMSNTIVRSGKAHEKSSSSTHLEELDDPQKFSETDTKVITQQEYVSRLHELKDEINRGWHSEDRVKSLKLSIKVARLLMDTSVSNFYPTLFVLVTDVLNMLGDMVWERIRQKAEFAEDGARLCSLRENFRTSDVPIDAKETCYNWFCKVGSIRELLPRIYLELAIFPCWRFLIEQPVESLQRLVMMTRGIGDPLASAYCRLYIAHRAQKLPSHDTGYLITCLNDITRIFTRISSTKESAHGCFAGSKRSLVSLMEPSVEFIMKCILNDASQRRAGKVLVELGLGRSQEELFGGSPCVSIVLHHLLKQLPIDIVSFHAVDILHLIKCSNDNSYDQCLNYRLVGLRLSEQISQIGSVEAVVNEVIQVVSEYGLDEYLKVVDAYLDIVLQNQMDGHLKTILEGISKLASDKVLAEDELASLQSILVKLLSHFKDLEHVFSLNHFLQILDTMHGNSRGIVNMHILDMATRNGYVHDPTTIQLLFEISQALHSDTDLVNMKNDDNQQQARLISRFVRMVDHGVEYERHLAFLMECRGALGSIVELKEILVHSSNCLATKALKDGKKHTAFVKTCMAFSEITIPSIPGHIKQLNLYLGTAEVALLGGLVSHSDGLIDSAINCLQSSDWMEGSRTLDSDGMLSSIRKLCSLLIMVPGNPEVGILHIPKSILLIIHSRSWSPRLKARILCAIISLSATLSQERLPYHADHTEIMGNDLLFFGDSSYVCELLSLTESVLQNLVDVIEQEPSRAARGSLSLEACNCIASSFKINEHVFSVCSKLIETAKLCLNAKDKYLTSTISFLDKNLPAAAVSSSIAI